The nucleotide sequence TCTTCAGGATTAACAGAAATAATCCGTGAAAATGACAAAGTTCAGTTTGAAGTTGAGAGAGGCAGAAAAGGAATGAACGCAGTCAATGTTGAATTAGCAGATTAAGATTTTTATATAATTAACATATATAAGTAATTTTAAGTCTTTTAAACAGGAGCCACCTCTACAGGGTGGCTCTTTTGTTTTGCTCATTTCGTACCTAACCGAAAAACCTCCACCTGTATCTTCCGCAGGCCCCCATATTTTAAATTTCTTTAAGAGGCAGGAACAAGAGGTAAACATTTTTTTCTATCATTCGTTGTTATATTAAAGGCATTCAAAAAGAGGACGAGAAGTTGGTAGCGGTGTTGGTTTTGTGAAGTTGGTGTGATGAAGTTTGAATGCAGAGGGGGTGAATAGGATGGATAGTTATAAATTAAGTTTAACATGTAAAAAAGGCAGGCCTGTAAGTCTGCCTTTTTTGTTTTTCTAGACAGAGCTAAAACAGAATAAGAAAGCCGCAAAAAACTGTTTTCCAGTCATGCTTGTTCATTAAGTATGAACACAGGATATGCTTGCATCAACCTAACATTGGCAGGACAAAATATTAAGGTCAATAAGTCCATGGTAAAAAGGACCTTTACCAACAAAGGGCTAAGCTATGCATCAGAAATAGCTACAAAGAATATCAAAGCATTAGATCAGGTCATTGACTGGAATATCGAACACGATATCAAGCTTTACAGAATGAGTAGCGATATGTTTCCCTGGATGAGCGAGTATGAACTTCCTGATCTCCCAGACTATTCTTCCATTAAGAGCATTCTAGAAAGAGTAGGGAAAAAGGCAAAATACCATAAATTACGGCTTACATACCATCCAGGCCCTTTTAATGTACTTGCTACTTCGAATGAAAGGGTATTACAGAATACTTTGAAAGAATTACGACAACATGGGGAAGTGATGGATATGATCGGATTGCCAATATCGCCTTATGCCAATATTCATGTAGGCGGCGCTTATGGCAACAAAGAAGCAGCAATAAAAAGGTTTGCAGAAAACTGTTCAAAATTGCCTTTTTCTGCCAGAAGCCGACTGACGGTAGAGAATGATGATAGGGCGAACCTATTTTCCATAAAAGATTTACAGGAAATTCATTTCTTAACCGGCATCCCATTGGTATTTGATTACTTGCATCACACATTTTGCACAGGAGGGTTATCAGAAGAGGAAGCTATGCTAATGGCTTACGGTACTTGGCCGGAAAATATAAAACCGGTTGTCCATTACTCTAGCTCCAAAAAACTATTTTAAGACCCTACTGCACCAGCACAAGCACACGCTGATTATA is from Cytophagaceae bacterium ABcell3 and encodes:
- a CDS encoding cold-shock protein; this encodes MQKGTVKFFNETKGFGFIKPEIEGEDIFVHSSGLTEIIRENDKVQFEVERGRKGMNAVNVELAD
- the uvsE gene encoding UV DNA damage repair endonuclease UvsE; the encoded protein is MNTGYACINLTLAGQNIKVNKSMVKRTFTNKGLSYASEIATKNIKALDQVIDWNIEHDIKLYRMSSDMFPWMSEYELPDLPDYSSIKSILERVGKKAKYHKLRLTYHPGPFNVLATSNERVLQNTLKELRQHGEVMDMIGLPISPYANIHVGGAYGNKEAAIKRFAENCSKLPFSARSRLTVENDDRANLFSIKDLQEIHFLTGIPLVFDYLHHTFCTGGLSEEEAMLMAYGTWPENIKPVVHYSSSKKLF